The proteins below come from a single Drosophila suzukii chromosome X, CBGP_Dsuzu_IsoJpt1.0, whole genome shotgun sequence genomic window:
- the LOC108004588 gene encoding mitochondrial carrier homolog 2, with protein sequence MDHMEYNRRDSQAGGLGMGGGDADNSALMRRTTTPHGLQVVRHRRSESLVVEHSSQMTFESGQDEGDSPTSSCQESEVEMGPSTSASSTSPGKPPDHGKPNQLVRFCLRLAYNSFYYPYEMAKVLIQLGHEPIQARPFHFPLLHRRPRLFLPGVHQYVLHIQRMDGYLGMYRGLTARLAASTVDYLLGDLVLAFLHFHPYKRAPREEPSLKEFWWNFARDSLRLATAVVLTQPFYVVMVRQIAQFVGKERIYEGVLASLMTLIKQEGYAGLFAGILPRLLGEWSVLTITSLLTHLCLRLIPMSRNQQQYNSVIIQMVASLLVYPMEVTSACMAGTGAPLAACEPPRMPLYNHWADCLTDLYARGGHNRGAILFWRTVPRIQLLRHQDGHVVRSG encoded by the coding sequence ATGGACCACATGGAGTACAATCGTCGTGATTCTCAGGCAGGAGGATTGGGAATGGGTGGTGGCGATGCGGATAACAGTGCCCTGATGCGTCGCACCACCACACCACATGGACTTCAGGTGGTGCGTCACCGGCGAAGCGAATCGCTGGTGGTGGAGCACAGCTCCCAGATGACCTTCGAATCTGGCCAGGATGAGGGGGACAGTCCGACTAGCAGTTGCCAGGAATCAGAGGTGGAGATGGGCCCTTCAACCTCCGCATCCTCCACATCGCCGGGCAAGCCACCAGATCATGGCAAACCCAATCAATTGGTGCGCTTTTGCCTGCGCCTGGCCTACAATTCCTTTTACTATCCCTACGAAATGGCCAAGGTGCTCATCCAACTGGGTCACGAACCCATCCAGGCCAGGCCCTTCCATTTCCCCCTGCTGCACCGGCGGCCACGCCTCTTCCTGCCCGGCGTCCATCAGTATGTCCTGCACATCCAGCGGATGGATGGCTATTTGGGGATGTATCGTGGTCTGACCGCTCGCCTGGCCGCCAGCACAGTGGACTATTTGCTGGGTGATCTGGTGCTGGCCTTCCTGCACTTTCATCCCTACAAACGGGCTCCCCGGGAAGAGCCAAGCCTCAAGGAGTTCTGGTGGAATTTCGCCAGGGATAGTCTACGTTTGGCCACCGCAGTGGTGCTGACCCAACCCTTTTACGTGGTAATGGTGCGCCAGATAGCCCAGTTTGTGGGTAAGGAGAGAATCTATGAGGGAGTCCTCGCCAGCCTGATGACCCTGATAAAGCAGGAGGGATATGCTGGACTCTTTGCTGGCATCTTGCCCCGTCTCCTGGGCGAATGGAGCGTCCTGACCATCACCAGTTTACTAACTCACCTGTGCCTTCGCCTCATCCCGATGAGCCGTAACCAGCAGCAATACAACTCGGTGATTATCCAAATGGTGGCCAGCCTACTGGTGTATCCCATGGAGGTGACCTCCGCCTGCATGGCCGGAACCGGAGCACCACTGGCTGCCTGCGAGCCACCGAGGATGCCGCTCTACAACCACTGGGCCGACTGCCTCACCGATCTCTACGCCCGCGGGGGGCACAACCGGGGGGCCATTCTCTTCTGGCGCACGGTGCCCAGGATCCAGTTGCTCCGCCATCAGGATGGTCATGTGGTGAGATCGGGTTAG
- the LOC108004619 gene encoding mitochondrial import inner membrane translocase subunit tim16, producing MARYLTKIVILGAQVVGRALMKTLRQELQAFEDAARMHETMTANSRDSSSSARVKGMTLVEAQQILNVQDLGDRQAIDTHYQHLFRANEKSSGGTFYIQSKVFRAKERIDQELARLEELAKAKATSHPASPPAAPFPSQGESQSQAK from the coding sequence ATGGCACGGTATCTGACAAAGATCGTGATTCTGGGTGCCCAGGTGGTGGGGCGGGCGCTGATGAAGACGCTGCGCCAGGAGCTGCAGGCCTTCGAGGATGCGGCCCGAATGCACGAGACCATGACGGCCAACTCGCGCGACAGCAGCAGTAGTGCGAGGGTCAAGGGTATGACCCTGGTGGAGGCCCAGCAGATCCTCAATGTGCAGGACCTGGGGGACCGTCAGGCCATTGACACGCACTACCAGCACTTGTTCCGGGCGAACGAGAAGTCCTCCGGCGGCACCTTCTACATTCAGTCGAAGGTCTTTCGGGCCAAGGAGCGCATCGACCAGGAACTGGCCAGGCTAGAGGAGTTGGCCAAGGCCAAGGCCACCTCGCATCCTGCATCCCCACCTGCAGCCCCATTCCCATCCCAAGGCGAATCCCAGTCCCAGGCCAAGTAG
- the LOC108014522 gene encoding LOW QUALITY PROTEIN: Krueppel-like factor 13 (The sequence of the model RefSeq protein was modified relative to this genomic sequence to represent the inferred CDS: substituted 1 base at 1 genomic stop codon), with protein sequence MSQVIPNTPTPQMLTTSTPIEPMKPPPAFPTLGGANIHEQASDMIIRATTIFEELKHDDANLENVPHHGVETEPEEDSPYGDNGNSKIRIMPSVKLMATPPSSDPKRKFVCPYDNCTKSYAKSSNLRSHLTWHTGIKPFVCSEPKCGKGFRRSDELTRHLRTHTGEKPFECIQCTKKFSRSDHLTKHLATHDRQLKSSPHKKSLPTSGGGGGMXLKPSKKHSHSQSESDSGFHFIAAMVGCGEPNMDHHHHQQQNQHQPPADCHHKPLKIKLERPEHSDKYQIVTPDHQHPSQGQNQSQLPSFLDQAKPEVKYEPVDEIVHTLSQLPPADGPGTYGIPQFVQDFF encoded by the coding sequence ATGTCACAAGTAATACCCAACACGCCCACACCCCAAATGCTGACGACATCAACGCCCATAGAACCCATGAAACCACCACCAGCGTTCCCCACGCTAGGCGGCGCAAACATACACGAGCAGGCGTCCGATATGATTATACGGGCCACCACGATTTTCGAGGAGCTAAAGCACGACGACGCGAACCTGGAGAACGTGCCCCACCACGGAGTTGAGACTGAGCCGGAGGAGGATTCCCCATACGGCGACAACGGCAACTCCAAGATCCGGATAATGCCCAGTGTAAAGCTaatggccacgcccccttccTCTGATCCCAAGCGCAAGTTCGTCTGCCCGTACGACAACTGTACAAAGAGCTATGCCAAGAGCTCCAACCTGCGGTCCCACCTCACCTGGCACACGGGCATCAAGCCCTTCGTCTGCAGCGAGCCAAAGTGCGGCAAGGGATTCAGGCGCTCCGACGAGCTCACCAGGCACCTGCGGACGCACACCGGCGAGAAGCCCTTCGAGTGCATCCAGTGCACCAAGAAGTTCTCACGCAGCGACCACCTCACCAAGCACCTGGCCACCCACGACCGCCAGCTGAAGAGCAGCCCGCATAAGAAATCGTTGCCGACCAGCGGAGGCGGAGGCGGCATGTGACTAAAGCCCTCGAAGAAGCACTCGCACTCGCAGTCGGAGTCGGACTCGGGCTTTCACTTCATAGCCGCGATGGTTGGTTGCGGGGAGCCCAACATggaccaccaccaccatcagcAGCAGAATCAGCACCAGCCGCCCGCCGACTGCCACCACAAGCCGCTGAAGATCAAACTGGAAAGGCCAGAGCACAGCGACAAGTACCAGATCGTGACTCCGGACCACCAGCATCCGAGTCAGGGCCAGAACCAGAGCCAGCTGCCATCTTTCCTGGACCAGGCCAAGCCCGAGGTGAAATATGAACCGGTCGATGAAATTGTACATACCCTCTCTCAGTTACCACCGGCGGACGGTCCCGGCACCTACGGGATCCCCCAGTTCGTCCAGGATTTTTTCTAA
- the Ir7b gene encoding uncharacterized protein Ir7b produces the protein MKFCLYIIFSCCFVVTKTMGSGSDEDLARALAQVVVNSEMGSLKTLYIYTHRSSQTTGGHLEELLDQVLMALPSTSQARKLYIQQSMEYKPYVHAVLALVDDLPALTAIYGRIRATQDLSYTLIYMSLPTEAYGGEIQLVLRLLWRLSVLNVGVVLRPPGGQLIMVSYFPFSASHGCQEILPNVVNRYQVEIGQWASQDYFPPKLGNFYGCLLTCATWEDMPYLVWRRDGSESFVGIEGALLQFMADNLNFSVGIYWMNKEEVLATFDESGRIFDEIFGHHADFSLGGFHFKPSAGSEIPYSQSTYYFMSHIMLVTNLLSAYSTYERLAFPFSPLLWRVIALVLILACLLLLMVHRLWPGHELPRNPYYELFVLTMGGNLEERCLPLGFSGRLVLLTWMFGTLVLRIGYQSGMYQLLRQDTQRNPPQTISEVLAQRFTIQLAEGNEANIMASLPELRPEQLVHLEGSELQSFPALAQQSGCSARLAILTPYEYFGYFRKVHPVSRRLHLVRERIYTQQLAFYVRRHSHLVGVLNKQIQHAHAHGFLEHWTRQYVSAVDEADESVSRIASTSYQTLDGIEGDPRLSEAEEQQVAPVRQNVLSMRELEALFWLVLWANLGAVVVFLIELLLPRLKFGKRITRIPIRVPRKTDGK, from the exons ATGAAGTTCTGcctgtatattattttttcttgTTGCTTTGTGGTGACCAAAACAATGGGATCCGGATCGGATGAGGACTTGGCAAGGGCTCTAGCCCAAGTGGTGGTCAATTCGGAGATGGGCAGCTTGAAGACCTTGTACATCTACACCCATAGAAGCTCCCAGACGACTGGTGGCCATTTGGAGGAGCTGCTCGACCAGGTGCTGATGGCTTTGCCATCCACTTCGCAGGCACGCAAGCTGTACATTCAGCAATCTATGGAGTACAAACCATATGTACATGCTGTCCTGGCTTTGGTAGACGACCTTCCGGCTCTTACGGCAATTTACGGACGCATTCGAGCCACCCAGGATTTGTCGTACACCCTGATATACATGTCCCTGCCCACGGAGGCGTATGGCGGGGAGATTCAGTTGGTCCTGCGCCTGTTGTGGCGCCTCAGTGTGCTGAATGTGGGCGTAGTACTGCGTCCACCTGGTGGTCAGCTCATCATGGTCAGCTATTTTCCTTTCAGTGCATCCCATGGCTGTCAGGAGATTTTGCCCAATGTGGTGAATCGCTACCAAGTGGAAATCGGACAATGGGCTAGCCAGGATTATTTTCCCCCTAAGCTGGGCAACTTCTATGGCTGTCTATTGACCTGCGCCACCTGGGAGGATATGCCCTATTTGGTTTGGCGCCGCGATGGAAGTGAATCTTTTGTGGGCATCGAGGGTGCTCTGTTGCAGTTCATGGCCGACAATCTGAACTTCAGCGTGGGTATCTACTGGATGAATAAGGAGGAGGTGCTGGCCACTTTCGATGAGTCGGGCAGGATTTTCGATGAG ATTTTTGGCCACCATGCGGACTTCTCCCTGGGCGGTTTCCATTTCAAGCCCAGTGCCGGCAGCGAGATTCCCTATTCCCAGTCCACCTACTACTTCATGAGCCACATCATGTTGGTGACCAATCTGCTGAGTGCCTACTCCACCTACGAGAGGCTGGCCTTTCCCTTCAGCCCACTCCTGTGGAGGGTTATTGCCTTGGTCCTGATCCTGGCCTGCCTGCTCCTCTTGATGGTGCATCGTTTGTGGCCTGGTCATGAGTTGCCCAGGAATCCGTACTATGAGCTCTTTGTTCTGACAATGGGTGGAAATTTGGAGGAACGCTGTCTTCCACTTGGATTTTCCGGTCGATTGGTACTGCTCACCTGGATGTTTGGCACCTTGGTCCTGAGGATTGGCTACCAGTCGGGAATGTACCAGCTGCTGCGCCAGGATACGCAGAGGAATCCGCCACAAACCATATCCGAAGTGCTGGCCCAGCGTTTCACCATTCAGTTGGCGGAGGGCAATGAGGCCAATATTATGGCCAGTTTGCCGGAGCTGCGACCCGAGCAATTGGTTCACCTGGAGGGCAGTGAGTTGCAATCCTTTCCAGCTCTGGCCCAGCAAAGTGGCTGCTCCGCCCGGTTGGCCATCCTTACGCCCTACGAGTATTTCGGGTACTTCCGGAAGGTGCATCCGGTAAGCAGGAGATTGCATTTGGTGCGGGAACGCATCTACACCCAGCAGTTGGCCTTCTATGTGAGGCGTCACTCGCATCTGGTGGGTGTGTTGAACAAGCAGATCCAACATGCCCATGCCCATGGTTTCCTGGAGCACTGGACGCGCCAGTATGTGAGTGCCGTAGATGAGGCGGATGAGAGTGTTTCCAGGATTGCCTCCACTTCGTACCAAACGCTGGACGGGATTGAAGGCGATCCACGGCTGTCGGAGGCCGAGGAGCAGCAGGTGGCTCCCGTCCGCCAGAACGTGCTCTCCATGAGGGAACTGGAAGCCCTATTTTGGCTTGTCCTCTGGGCGAATCTGGGAGCAGTGGTGGTCTTCCTCATAGAATTGCTGCTGCCCAGGTTAAAATTTGGGAAAAGGATTACCAGAATACCAATTAGGGTACCAAGGAAAACAGATgggaaataa